A genomic region of Serratia fonticola contains the following coding sequences:
- a CDS encoding YkgJ family cysteine cluster protein, with amino-acid sequence MDCRPDCGACCIAPSISSPIPGMPNGKPANTRCIHLDEQLRCGLFHSPLRPKVCGSLQASREMCHDRRDDALIYLAKLEADTAP; translated from the coding sequence ATGGACTGCCGTCCAGATTGTGGCGCTTGCTGCATCGCACCTTCTATTTCCAGCCCGATCCCCGGTATGCCTAATGGCAAACCGGCGAATACCCGTTGTATTCATCTGGATGAGCAATTGCGCTGCGGGTTGTTTCATTCGCCGCTGCGGCCCAAAGTTTGCGGTAGCCTGCAGGCCAGCCGTGAGATGTGCCACGATCGCCGTGACGACGCGTTGATTTATCTGGCTAAACTGGAGGCGGATACCGCGCCTTGA
- the mtr gene encoding tryptophan permease, translating into MSTDTIQKLSRPSVLGGAMIIAGTAVGAGMFSIPIVTSGVWFSGSVALLIYTWACMLISGLMILEATLNYPTGASFHTMVKDLLGNGWNTLNSLSITFVLYILTYAYISAGGSIISHTLEGIIGTSQTLSGLVFAVIVAFIVWLSTRAVDRLSTILIGGMVITFVLSVGDMFTHVQPAVLFNQSESDASYLPYALAALPYLLTSFGYHGNVPGLVKYYHKDSSAVVRSLVYGTLLALGIYILWQYVIQGNITRDAFKQVIAEGGNIGSLLKQMGNVTSSQAVGQLLNAFSYMALASSFLGVSLGLFDFLADFFKFSDNSTGRAKSALVTFVPPTLAALLFPNGFLYAIGFAGLAATIWAVIVPAMMARACRRRFPQAEYRAPGGQGMILFIILFGLINVVAHVLTLLDLLPVFK; encoded by the coding sequence ATGTCCACGGACACCATCCAAAAACTTTCCCGCCCTTCCGTCCTCGGTGGCGCAATGATTATTGCCGGTACCGCCGTCGGCGCCGGTATGTTCTCTATCCCTATCGTGACTTCTGGCGTGTGGTTCAGCGGCTCCGTGGCGTTGTTGATTTATACCTGGGCATGTATGCTCATTTCCGGTCTGATGATTCTGGAGGCCACCCTCAATTACCCCACCGGCGCCAGCTTTCATACCATGGTGAAAGACCTGTTGGGTAACGGCTGGAACACCCTCAACAGCCTGTCTATTACCTTTGTCTTGTATATTCTGACCTATGCTTATATCTCAGCGGGTGGCTCGATCATCTCCCATACGCTGGAAGGGATTATCGGTACCAGCCAGACCCTTTCCGGGTTGGTGTTTGCCGTCATCGTCGCCTTTATTGTCTGGTTATCAACCCGCGCCGTTGACCGCCTGAGTACCATTTTAATTGGCGGAATGGTGATCACCTTCGTGTTATCCGTGGGGGATATGTTTACCCATGTACAACCTGCGGTGCTGTTCAACCAGAGTGAAAGCGATGCCAGCTACCTGCCCTATGCGCTGGCAGCACTGCCTTATCTGCTGACGTCATTTGGTTACCATGGCAACGTGCCGGGCCTGGTGAAGTATTACCACAAAGACAGCAGCGCCGTGGTTCGTAGCCTGGTATATGGCACCCTGTTGGCGCTGGGGATCTACATCCTGTGGCAGTATGTTATCCAGGGTAATATCACCCGGGATGCTTTCAAACAGGTCATTGCCGAAGGCGGCAACATCGGTAGCCTACTCAAACAGATGGGCAACGTGACCAGCAGCCAGGCGGTTGGCCAACTGTTGAATGCCTTCTCTTATATGGCGCTCGCCAGTTCGTTCCTCGGCGTATCGTTGGGGTTGTTTGATTTTCTCGCCGACTTCTTCAAGTTTAGCGATAACAGCACTGGCCGTGCCAAGTCAGCGCTGGTCACCTTCGTGCCCCCCACGTTGGCCGCCCTGCTGTTCCCGAACGGTTTTCTCTACGCTATCGGGTTTGCAGGACTTGCCGCCACCATTTGGGCGGTGATCGTGCCCGCCATGATGGCGCGAGCATGCCGTCGCCGTTTCCCGCAGGCAGAATATCGCGCGCCTGGCGGCCAGGGAATGATCCTGTTTATCATCCTGTTTGGGTTGATTAACGTGGTTGCTCACGTTCTGACACTGCTGGATCTGTTGCCTGTGTTTAAATAA